In Hermetia illucens chromosome 5, iHerIll2.2.curated.20191125, whole genome shotgun sequence, a single window of DNA contains:
- the LOC119656818 gene encoding replication factor C subunit 3: MALWVDKYRPRELSKLDYHKNQAEQLKNLSQQGDFPHLMFYGPSGAGKKTRIMCLLRELYGTGVERLRNETMTFTTPSNRKIEIMTVSSNYHLEVNPSDAGIYDRVVVIDLIKQVAQTHQIDPSGQHDFKVIILSEVDELTKDAQHALRRTMEKYVATCRIILSVNSTSRVIPAIRSRCLGIRVSAPKVDEIVTILNNVCRRESLTVPEELARRIAEKSERNLRRAILMLEACKVQQYPFTAKQEIADLDWQMYLKETANQIILEQSPSRLEKVRERLYELLSQGIPPDIIFKGLVQDLVKNCDMSLKAKTLEFACLYEHRMQNGSKHIFHLEAFVAQFMNIYKKFMSETIMMDEF; this comes from the exons ATGGCGCTTTGGGTAGATAAATATAGGCCCAGGGAACTGTCCAAACTAGATTATCACAAG AACCAAGCCGAACAGCTCAAGAACCTTTCCCAGCAAGGCGACTTTCCACATTTGATGTTCTATGGCCCGTCAGGAGCGGGAAAGAAGACTCGAATTATGTGCTTACTCCGTGAACTGTACGGTACTGGTGTAGAGCGTTTGCGGAACGAAACAATGACTTTCACGACGCCATCCAATCGGAAGATTGAAATCATGACAGTGAGTAGCAATTACCATCTGGAAGTCAATCCTTCAGATGCAGGCATCTACGATCGCGTTGTTGTCATCGATCTCATCAAACAAGTCGCTCAGACACATCAAATCGACCCAAGTGGCCAGCACGACTTCAAAGTGATTATCCTGTCAGAAGTGGACGAATTGACCAAGGACGCGCAGCACGCTCTACGCCGAACCATGGAAAAATACGTTGCCACATGCCGAATCATCCTCTCTGTGAACTCAACCTCACGAGTCATACCAGCTATTCGCAGTCGTTGTCTCGGAATCCGGGTCTCTGCTCCAAAAGTCGATGAAATCGTGACCATTCTCAACAATGTCTGTCGGCGCGAAAGCCTCACTGTACCAGAGGAATTGGCACGTCGAATCGCTGAGAAATCGGAGCGAAACCTGAGGAGGGCGATCCTTATGCTTGAAGCATGCAAAGTTCAGCAGTATCCGTTCACAGCGAAACAGGAAATAGCAGATCTCGATTGGCAAATGTACCTCAAAGAAACTGCCAACCAAATCATCCTGGAACAATCGCCGTCGCGTTTAGAAAAAGTCCGAGAACGATTGTACGAGTTGCTGTCTCAGGGAATTCCAcctgatattatttttaaagGACTCGTGCAGGATCTGGTGAAGAATTGCGATATGAGCTTAAAGGCCAAGACTTTGGAGTTCGCGTGTTTGTATGAGCATAGAATGCAGAATGGATCAAAACATATTTTCCATTTGGAGGCGTTTGTGGCGCAGTTTATGaatatttataagaaatttatgTCGGAAACTATTATGATGGATGAATTCTGA
- the LOC119656817 gene encoding U3 small nucleolar RNA-associated protein 6 homolog, whose amino-acid sequence MAEVVELRRERLLPEYEQMKKCDLFTDEEIRAVIKTREAFEYKISRQSKTIKDFIEYITYERNLKSKASERWKAMNTGSVCPVETSISHHIRNLYKQALGRFPEELRLWTNYLKFCKHANFLSECSSAFEKMLQYHGDKPDIWLKAAMWEYHEMNNFDRTKDLFLRGLQRHPKNPDMYTKFFNVMLNEASKMSADLVLEGNTQSEQSIGLQRAEVVYQSAKKKIHSCEFFVSLVDIATKFDFTKKLQKEILKYMMDTFCRDELLWHTLAQRELRGHNMVSLDEESNPLKKEGESMEVEVGPVKRTLRRKIELAVEVYSAAVRELKTEKMWSYYITAMIELNEDTSTQKEFKRTCLVNAFKGAYDADCLSEFHYLHFLEILLQSPNNDEFILQVLKKAVTKYPTCLKLWELWMRFYITKDDETKIREIFFKATKKLEADAHPLWRLMILYYQTCPDKSDRVDEIYQSAARQTSSVFDSYKSDYLEWVALSRSMVAARKVYNEMAKLPPPSLALHEKMAWLESVQIKPEIQCWRQCHEYATHYFGKIQTDVWINYIKFERDYGDPKNMNGIFERAKQSLSEELVDNFISEHNLLTTGVI is encoded by the exons ATGGCTGAAGTAGTTGAACTCCGCCGGGAGCGGCTTTTGCCTGAAtatgaacaaatgaaaaaatgtgATTTGTTCACAGACGAAGAAATTCG GGCTGTGATCAAAACTCGGGAAGCTTTTGAGTACAAAATTAGCCGGCAAAGTAAGACTATCAAGGACTTCATAGAATACATCACATACGAGAGGAACCTGAAGTCGAAGGCCTCGGAACGATGGAAAGCGATGAACACGGGGTCTGTCTGCCCCGTCGAGACTTCGATTTCACATCACATTCGGAATCTATACAAGCAAGCACTCGGCCGGTTTCCTGAGGAGTTACGATTGTGGACAAATTACTTGAAGTTTTGCAAACATGCAAACTTTTTGTCAGAATGTTCGTCGGCGTTTGAGAAGATGCTACAA TATCACGGGGATAAACCGGACATTTGGCTCAAAGCTGCTATGTGGGAGTATCATGAGATGAATAATTTTGATCGCACCAAAGACTTATTCCTCCGAGGATTACAAAGGCATCCTAAGAATCCTGACATGTACACAAAATTTTTCAACGTAATGTTGAATGAAGCTTCCAAAATGAGCGCAGATTTAGTCCTCGAAGGAAATACACAATCAGAACAG TCGATCGGCTTACAACGGGCTGAAGTGGTTTATCAAAGTGCCAAAAAGAAAATCCATAGTTGTGAGTTCTTCGTATCTTTAGTCGACATTGCGACAAAATTCGATTTTACGAAGAAATTacaaaaggaaattttgaaGTACATGATGGATACCTTCTGTCGAGACGAGCTACTATGGCATACTTTAGCGCAAAGGGAACTCAGAGGACATAACATGGTCAGTTTGGATGAAGAATCGAATCCTCTGAAAAAAGAAGGTGAAAGTATGGAAGTGGAGGTAGGACCTGTAAAAAGAACTTTAAGGCGGAAAATTGAATTGGCAGTGGAGGTGTATTCAGCAGCAGTAAGGGAG CTGAAAACGGAAAAGATGTGGTCTTATTACATAACTGCGATGATTGAGCTGAATGAAGACACGTCCACACAGAAAGAATTTAAGCGAACATGCTTGGTCAACGCATTCAAGGGGGCTTATGATGCGGATTGTTTGTCCGAGTTCCATTACCTccattttttggaaatattacTACAATCCCCAAACAATGACGAGTTCATTCTGCAG GTGCTGAAAAAGGCTGTAACGAAATATCCGACTTGCTTAAAATTGTGGGAACTGTGGATGCGATTCTACATTACCAAAGACGACGAAACGAAAATTCGGgaaattttcttcaaagccACTAAGAAGTTGGAAGCCGACGCACATCCGCTTTGGCGGCTAATGATCCTCTACTATCAAACTTGTCCCGATAAAAGCGATAGAGTGGATGAAATTTATCAGAGTGCCGCCCGCCAAACATCATCAGTTTTCGACAGTTACAAATCGGACTATCTTGAATGGGTTGCCTTGTCCCGATCTATGGTAGCTGCACGGAAAGTATACaacgaaatggcgaaactgCCACCACCGTCCTTAGCGCTGCATGAAAAAATGGCATGGCTGGAATCTGTGCAG ATCAAACCTGAAATTCAGTGTTGGCGACAATGTCATGAATACGCAACACATTATTTTGGCAAAATTCAAACGGACGTTTGgataaattatataaaatttgaGCGAGACTATGGTGATCCGAAAAATATGAATGGAATATTCGAGCGTGCCAAACAATCGTTGTCTGAAGAGTTGGTGGATAATTTTATTTCAGAACACAACTTGTTAACGACGGGTGTAATTTAA